The Macaca nemestrina isolate mMacNem1 chromosome 12, mMacNem.hap1, whole genome shotgun sequence genome contains a region encoding:
- the LOC105466427 gene encoding olfactory receptor 5D14, translating into MMMVLRNLSMETTFALLGFTDYPKLQIPLFLVFLLIYVITVVGNLGMIVIIKINPKLHTPMYFFLSHLSFVDFCYSSIVTPKLLETLVMADKSIFFFNCMMQYFLSCTAVVTESFLLAVMAYDRFVAICNPLLYTVAMSQRLCALLVAGSYLWGMFGPLVLLCYALRLNFSGPNVINHFFCEYTALIAVSSSDILIPHLLLFGFATFNEVCTLLIILTSYVFIFVTVLKIHSASGRHKAFSTCASHLTAITIFHGTILSLYCVPNSKNSQQTVKVASVFYTVVNPMLNPLIYSLRNKDVKDAFWKLIHTQVPFH; encoded by the coding sequence ATGATGATGGTTTTAAGGAATCTGAGCATGGAGACCACCTTTGCCCTCTTAGGTTTCACAGATTACCCAAAGCTTCAGATTCCTCTCTTCCTTGTGTTTCTGCTGATATATGTTATCACCGTGGTAGGAAACCTTGGGATGATCGTAATCATCAAGATTAACCCCAAACTTCATACTCCTATGTACTTTTTCCTTAGTCACCtctcttttgttgatttttgttacTCTTCCATTGTCACTCCCAAGCTGCTTGAGACCTTGGTAATGGCAGATAAAAGCATCTTCTTCTTTAACTGCATGATGCAGTACTTCCTGTCCTGCACTGCTGTGGTGACAGAGTCTTTCTTGCTGGCAGTGATGGCCTATGACCGCTTTGTGGCCATCTGCAATCCTCTCCTTTATACAGTGGCCATGTCACAGAGGCTCTGTGCCCTGCTGGTGGCTGGGTCATATCTCTGGGGCATGTTTGGTCCCTTGGTACTCCTTTGTTATGCTCTCCGGCTAAACTTCTCTGGACCTAATGTAATCAACCACTTTTTTTGTGAGTATACTGCTCTCATTGCTGTCTCTAGCTCTGATATACTCATCCCCCACCTCCTGCTTTTTGGCTTCGCCACCTTCAATGAGGTGTGTACGCTACTGATCATCCTCACttcctatgttttcatttttgtgactGTACTAAAAATCCATTCTGCTAGTGGGCGCCACAAAGCCTTCTCCACCTGTGCCTCCCACCTGACTGCTATCACCATCTTCCACGGGACCATCCTTTCCCTTTACTGTGTACCCAACTccaaaaactctcagcaaacagTCAAAGTGGCCTCTGTATTTTACACAGTTGTCAATCCCATGCTGAACCCTCTGATCTACAGCCTAAGGAATAAAGATGTGAAGGATGCTTTCTGGAAATTAATACACACACAAGTTCCATTTCACTGA
- the LOC105466451 gene encoding olfactory receptor 5D13-like: MLLAEGNQSSGAMFTLLGFSEYADLQVPLFLVFLTIYTITALGNLGMIMIIRINPKLHTPMYFFLSHLSFVDFCYSTTVTPKLLENLVVEDRTISFTGCIMQFFLACICAVAETFMLAVMAYDRYVAVCNPLLYTAVMSQKLCASLVAGPYTWGIISSLTLTYFLLSLSFCGPNIINNFVCEHSVIVSVSCSDPYISQVLCFVIAIFNEVSSLGVILTTYVFIFIAVIKMPSAVGRQKAFSTCASHLTAITIFHGTVLFLYCVPNSKNSWLIVKVGSVFYTVIIPMLNPLIYSFRNKDVKESVQKLMNHSIQLC, encoded by the coding sequence ATGTTGTTAGCTGAAGGAAATCAGAGTTCTGGAGCCATGTTTACCCTGTTGGGCTTCTCAGAATATGCAGACCTCCAGGTTCCTCTGTTCCTGGTCTTCCTGACCATCTACACAATCACAGCGTTGGGAAACCTGGGCATGATCATGATCATCAGGATCAACCCTAAACTCCACACCCCCATGTACTTTTTCCTCAGTCACTTGTCCTTTGTCGATTTCTGTTATTCCACCACAGTTACACCCAAACTGCTGGAGAACTTGGTTGTGGAAGACAGAACCATCTCCTTCACAGGATGCATCATGCAATTCTTCCTGGCTTGTATATGTGCAGTGGCAGAAACATTCATGCTGGCAGTGATGGCCTATGATCGATACGTCGCGGTGTGTAACCCTCTGCTCTACACGGCTGTCATGTCCCAGAAGCTCTGTGCATCATTAGTGGCGGGGCCCTACACATGGGGTATAATCTCTTCTTTGACACTCACCTATTTCCTCTTGTCATTATCCTTCTGTGGGCCTAACATCATCAATAATTTTGTCTGTGAGCACTCTGTCATCGTCTCTGTCTCCTGCTCTGACCCCTACATCAGTCAAGTGCTTTGTTTTGTCATTGCAATATTCAATGAGGTGAGCAGCTTGGGAGTCATCCTCACTACCtatgttttcatctttattgCTGTCATAAAAATGCCTTCTGCGGTTGGACGCCAAAAAGCTTTCTCTACCTGTGCTTCCCACCTGACCGCCATCACCATTTTCCATGGGACTGTCCTGTTCCTTTATTGTGTGCCCAACTCCAAAAACTCTTGGCTCATAGTCAAAGTAGGTTCTGTGTTTTATACAGTCATCATTCCCATGTTGAACCCTTTGATCTATAGCTTCAGGAACAAAGATGTGAAGGAGAGTGTTCAAAAGTTAATGAACCACTCAATACAATTGTGTTAA